A DNA window from Camelina sativa cultivar DH55 chromosome 17, Cs, whole genome shotgun sequence contains the following coding sequences:
- the LOC104755285 gene encoding polygalacturonase At1g48100-like: MIMRRSLSVRSITMMILMAILVWSVTLETCIARRGRHWRHNHRGSSDLSDSLSTKKPKRHGHSHHSSHNNHNNNNNHHHKSRPKPKPKQKTPPKGNDNNPPVVSRPPKVQPPPLPPLKGSQVFNVMDFGAKGDGKCDDTKALESAWAATCKTEASMMIVPPEYTFLVGPITFSGPYCQANIVFQLDGTIIAPTDSKSWGKGLMWWIDFTKLKGIKVQGKGVIDGRGSGWWQQDYPFTDGETKLIVPLYNSTHQHPPMPIRSELDGRMPSIKPTALRFSGSIGVEVTGITIQNSPQCHLKFDNCVGVSVHDIVVSSPGDSPNTDGIHIQNTKDVLIHSATLACGDDCISIQTGCSNVYVHNVNCGPGHGISIGSLGKEGTKACVSNITVRDVAMHNTMTGVRIKTWQGGVGSVKGILFSNIQLNEVELPIVIDQFYCDHSKCKNQTSAVAVEGVTYERIKGTYTVKPVHFACSDSFPCVDVQLSSIELKPVQERYHMYDPFCWQTFGELGTPTLPPIDCLQIGKPPRNKVHESDHDVC, from the exons atgataatgagAAGAAGTCTAAGTGTGAGAAGCATCACGATGATGATACTAATGGCGATTTTGGTCTGGTCTGTAACTCTAGAGACCTGCATTGCTAGAAGAGGAAGGCATTGGAGACATAACCACAGAGGCTCTTCTGACTTGTCTGATTCCTTGTCAACCAAGAAACCGAAGAGACATGGGCACAGTCACCACAGTTCtcacaacaaccacaacaacaacaacaatcatcacCACAAGTCTAGACCTAAACCGAAACCGAAGCAGAAAACGCCGCCAAAAGGTAACGACAATAACCCTCCGGTGGTTTCACGGCCACCTAAAGTCCAACCACCACCTCTTCCGCCGCTAAAGGGATCTCAAGTTTTCAACGTGATGGACTTTGGGGCAAAGGGTGATGGCAAATGTGATGACACTAAG GCGCTTGAATCGGCTTGGGCGGCGACTTGCAAAACTGAGGCATCGATGATGATCGTACCGCCTGAATACACTTTCCTTGTTGGTCCGATCACATTCTCTGGTCCATATTGTCAAGCTAACATTGTGTTTCAG CTTGATGGTACGATCATAGCTCCAACGGATTCAAAGTCATGGGGAAAAGGGTTAATGTGGTGGATTGATTTCACAAAGCTGAAAGGTATTAAAGTACAAGGGAAAGGTGTGATTGATGGAAGAGGCTCTGGTTGGTGGCAACAAGATTATCCTTTCACTGATGGTGAGACCAAACTCATCGTTCCTTTGTACAATTCTACTCACCAACACCCTCCAATGCCG ATAAGAAGTGAACTTGATGGGAGAATGCCAAGCATCAAACCAACG GCACTGAGATTCTCTGGGAGTATAGGCGTGGAAGTGACTGGTATAACTATCCAAAACAGTCCTCAATGTCATCTCAAATTCGATAACTGCGTTGGGGTTTCGGTGCATGACATTGTCGTCTCTTCACCTGGTGACAGTCCAAACACTGATGGTATTCACATCCAGAACACCAAAGATGTCCTCATTCACAGTGCTACTCTCGCTTGCG GAGATGATTGCATCTCGATACAAACTGGTTGCTCGAATGTGTACGTACACAATGTAAACTGTGGACCAGGTCACGGGATCAGCATCGGTAGTCTCGGCAAAGAAGGCACAAAAGCCTGCGTCTCGAACATAACAGTGAGAGATGTAGCGATGCACAACACGATGACAGGTGTCCGGATCAAGACATGGCAAGGAGGAGTAGGATCCGTGAAAGGGATACTCTTCTCAAACATTCAACTCAACGAAGTCGAACTTCCAATAGTGATAGACCAGTTCTACTGCGACCATAGCAAATGCAAGAACCAGACATCAGCGGTTGCAGTGGAAGGAGTGACTTACGAAAGGATAAAAGGAACATACACCGTGAAACCGGTGCACTTCGCTTGTAGCGATAGCTTCCCGTGCGTAGATGTGCAGTTATCTTCAATTGAGCTTAAACCGGTTCAAGAACGGTATCATATGTATGATCCTTTTTGCTGGCAGACATTTGGTGAGCTCGGTACTCCTACTCTTCCTCCCATTGATTGTTTACAGATTGGGAAGCCTCCGAGAAATAAGGTTCATGAGTCTGATCACGATGTGTGTTGA
- the LOC104755286 gene encoding BOI-related E3 ubiquitin-protein ligase 1-like isoform X2 — MLSGNNGNTIPPVFMNENQLQYQTNVQPNQLHLFNTMGGGCTVVDPVNYFANDNLVPMIRSNKRGREAENFSNILRQQKLQMSLNYNHNNIGVREEVPKENLVSTGLRLSYDDDERNSSVTSASGSIVGASPIFDDSLRTDLHRQKDELDQFIKIQAAQMAKSVRDMKQRHIASFLTTLEKGVSKKLQEKDHEINDMNKKNKELVERIKQVAMEAQNWHYRAKYNESVVNVLKANLQQAMSHNNNVMAAADQGKEGFGDSEIDDAASSYIDPNNKKNNMGSQRMRCKMCSAKEVSVLLVPCRHLSLCTECDVVTKICPVCKSLKTSSVQVFFS; from the exons ATGCTAAGTGGAAACAATGGAAACACCATACCACCGGTTTTCATGAACGAGAACCAGTTGCAATACCAGACTAACGTACAACCGAATCAGCTTCATTTGTTCAATACCA TGGGAGGTGGATGCACTGTTGTTGATCCAGTTAACTATTTTGCTAACGATAACCTCGTTCCAATGATTCGGTCTAACAAAAGAGGAAGGGAAGCCGAAAACTTTAGTAATATCCTAAGACAGCAGAAGCTTCAAATGTCTTTGAACTATAATCATAACAACATTGGTGTTCGAGAAGAAGTGCCTAAGGAGAATCTAGTCTCAACTGGTCTTAGACTATCTTATGATGACGATGAACGTAACTCTTCGGTGACTTCTGCTAGTGGTAGCATTGTAGGTGCTTCTCCTATCTTTGATGATAGTCTTAGGACTGACCTCCATAGACAAAAAGATGAGCTTGACCAGTTCATCAAGATCCAG GCAGCTCAAATGGCGAAAAGTGTGAGGGATATGAAACAAAGACACATTGCGTCTTTTCTCACCACATTAGAGAAAGGAGTGAGCAAGAAGCTTCAAGAGAAAGATCACGAGATCAATGACATGAACAAGAAGAATAAGGAGCTCGTGGAGCGGATAAAGCAAGTGGCGATGGAAGCTCAGAATTGGCACTACAGAGCAAAGTACAATGAGTCTGTGGTTAATGTCTTAAAGGCAAATCTCCAACAAGCAATGTCACACAACAACAATGTCATGGCTGCTGCAGACCAAGGCAAAGAAGGGTTTGGAGACAGCGAAATAG ATGATGCAGCTTCATCATACATtgatccaaacaacaagaagaacaacatgGGGAGTCAGAGGATGAGATGCAAAATGTGTAGCGCAAAGGAAGTATCGGTGTTGCTTGTGCCATGTCGGCACTTGAGTTTGTGTACAGAATGTGATGTAGTCACTAAGATTTGTCCTGTATGCAAGTCTTTGAAAACTTCTAGCGTTCAAGTCttcttttcttga
- the LOC104755284 gene encoding ADP-ribosylation factor 1-like produces the protein MGLSFAKLFSRLFAKKEMRILMVGLDAAGKTTILYKLKLGEIVTTIPTIGFNVETVEYKNISFTVWDVGGQDKIRPLWRHYFQNTQGLIFVVDSNDRDRVVEARDELHRMLNEDELRDAVLLVFANKQDLPNAMNAAEITDKLGLHSLRQRHWYIQSTCATSGEGLYEGLDWLSNNIASKA, from the exons ATGGGGCTTTCATTTGCGAAGCTTTTCAGCCGGCTTTTCGCCAAGAAGGAGATGAGGATCCTTATGGTTGGTCTCGATGCTGCTGGTAAGACTACCATTCTGTACAAGCTCAAGCTTGGTGAGATTGTAACCACCATTCCCACCATTG GGTTTAATGTGGAGACGGTTGAGTACAAGAACATCAGCTTCACAGTCTGGGATGTCGGGGGTCAGGACAAG ATCCGTCCCTTGTGGAGACACTACTTCCAAAACACTCAAGGTCTGATATTCGTGGTTGATAGCAATGACAGAGACCGTGTTGTTGAAGCGAGAGATGAACTTCACAGGATGTTGAATGAA GATGAGCTGCGGGATGCAGTACTGCTTGTGTTTGCCAACAAGCAAGATCTTCCAAACGCAATGAATGCTGCTGAGATAACTGATAAGCTTGGCCTTCACTCTCTCCGGCAACGCCACtg GTACATCCAAAGTACATGCGCAACCAGCGGTGAAGGGCTCTATGAAGGTCTGGATTGGCTTTCCAACAACATTGCTAGCAAA GCTTGA
- the LOC104755286 gene encoding BOI-related E3 ubiquitin-protein ligase 1-like isoform X1, with product MLSGNNGNTIPPVFMNENQLQYQTNVQPNQLHLFNTMGGGCTVVDPVNYFANDNLVPMIRSNKRGREAENFSNILRQQKLQMSLNYNHNNIGVREEVPKENLVSTGLRLSYDDDERNSSVTSASGSIVGASPIFDDSLRTDLHRQKDELDQFIKIQAAQMAKSVRDMKQRHIASFLTTLEKGVSKKLQEKDHEINDMNKKNKELVERIKQVAMEAQNWHYRAKYNESVVNVLKANLQQAMSHNNNVMAAADQGKEGFGDSEIDDAASSYIDPNNKKNNMGSQRMRCKMCSAKEVSVLLVPCRHLSLCTECDVFTKICPVCKSLKTSSVQVFFS from the exons ATGCTAAGTGGAAACAATGGAAACACCATACCACCGGTTTTCATGAACGAGAACCAGTTGCAATACCAGACTAACGTACAACCGAATCAGCTTCATTTGTTCAATACCA TGGGAGGTGGATGCACTGTTGTTGATCCAGTTAACTATTTTGCTAACGATAACCTCGTTCCAATGATTCGGTCTAACAAAAGAGGAAGGGAAGCCGAAAACTTTAGTAATATCCTAAGACAGCAGAAGCTTCAAATGTCTTTGAACTATAATCATAACAACATTGGTGTTCGAGAAGAAGTGCCTAAGGAGAATCTAGTCTCAACTGGTCTTAGACTATCTTATGATGACGATGAACGTAACTCTTCGGTGACTTCTGCTAGTGGTAGCATTGTAGGTGCTTCTCCTATCTTTGATGATAGTCTTAGGACTGACCTCCATAGACAAAAAGATGAGCTTGACCAGTTCATCAAGATCCAG GCAGCTCAAATGGCGAAAAGTGTGAGGGATATGAAACAAAGACACATTGCGTCTTTTCTCACCACATTAGAGAAAGGAGTGAGCAAGAAGCTTCAAGAGAAAGATCACGAGATCAATGACATGAACAAGAAGAATAAGGAGCTCGTGGAGCGGATAAAGCAAGTGGCGATGGAAGCTCAGAATTGGCACTACAGAGCAAAGTACAATGAGTCTGTGGTTAATGTCTTAAAGGCAAATCTCCAACAAGCAATGTCACACAACAACAATGTCATGGCTGCTGCAGACCAAGGCAAAGAAGGGTTTGGAGACAGCGAAATAGATGATGCAGCTTCATCATACATtgatccaaacaacaagaagaacaacatgGGGAGTCAGAGGATGAGATGCAAAATGTGTAGCGCAAAGGAAGTATCGGTGTTGCTTGTGCCATGTCGGCACTTGAGTTTGTGTACAGAATGCGATGTATTCACTAAGATTTGTCCTGTATGCAAGTCTTTGAAAACTTCTAGCGTTCAAGTCttcttttcttga